A window from Podospora bellae-mahoneyi strain CBS 112042 chromosome 1 map unlocalized CBS112042p_1.3, whole genome shotgun sequence encodes these proteins:
- the MAE1 gene encoding NAD-dependent malic enzyme, mitochondrial (EggNog:ENOG503NWPS; COG:C): MGSQGKPSSKFESLPLSTSGPLECALKGTVLLTHPYFNKGSAFTHEERRDFELAGLLPPSIQTLEQQVQRAYEQYSAHPDDLSKNTFLTSMKGQNEVLYFRLLHDHLPEMFSVVYTPTEGDAIQNYSRIFRRPDGVFLNINDADRVHHDLSLWGTPDDIDYIVVTDGEEILGIGDQGCGGILISIAKLALTTLCAGVHPNRVLPVVLDCGTNNQDLLDDPLYLGLRQKRVTGKRYDDFVDTFVKSARELYPKAYIHFEDFGFDNARRLLEKYRPEIPCFNDDVQGTGCVTLAAIFSGLHVTKQNLEDLRMVVFGAGTAGVGIADQVRDAIATERGISKEDAAKHIWLIDKQGLLTTAVESLSKTQKPFARSEDEWSGKDRDLLAVVREVKPNALIGTSTVPKAFTEEIVREMASHVERPIILPLSNPTRLHEAIPANLLKWTDGKALVATGSPFKPIKGPWGQDGQEVEIEVAECNNSVVFPGIGLGSVLCRARLVTDKMLVAAVGGVAELSPALKDDTAPLLPGVEVVRDVSARVARKVIQAALEEGVATEQGIPENEDDLDEWIKEQMWKPVYRPLKFVEKEGATREAKGEMRVVGSLATRD, from the exons ATGGGATCCCAAGGCAAGCCGTCGTCCAAATTTGAGAGTCTTCCCTTGTCAACAAGCGGGCCGCTAGAATGCGCGCTCAAGGGCACCGTCCTACTCACCCATCCATACTTCAACAAGGGCTCAGCCTTCACCCACGAAGAGCGTCGAGACTTTGAGCTTGCTGGGCTCCTGCCCCCAAGCATCCAAACGCTGGAGCAGCAGGTCCAACGGGCGTATGAACAGTACAGCGCGCATCCTGATGATCTTTCCAAGAACACATTTTTGACCTCGATGAAGGGACAAAATGAGGTGCTCTACTTTAGG CTGCTCCACGATCACCTGCCCGAGATGTTCAGCGTAGTATACACGCCCACAGAAGGTGACGCCATCCAGAACTACTCGCGTATTTTTCGGCGTCCAGACGGAGTGTTTCTCAATATCAACGATGCCGACCGTGTTCACCATGATCTTTCGCTTTGGGGCACCCCAGATGACATTGACTACATTGTCGTCACggacggggaggagattCTGGGAATTGGGGATCAGGGTTGCGGTGGCATTCTGATCTCAATCGCAAAGCTCGCACTCACGACACTCTGTGCTGGTGTCCATCCTAACCGTGTCCTACCCGTGGTCCTGGATTGCGGGACGAACAACCAGGATCTGCTGGATGATCCATTGTATCTTGGACTCCGGCAGAAGCGAGTGACGGGCAAGCGTTATGACGACTTTGTTGATACATTTGTCAAGTCGGCGCGGGAGCTGTATCCGAAGGCTTATATCCATTTTGAAGATTTTGGGTTTGACAATG CACGGAGACTACTCGAAAAGTATCGCCCAGAGATTCCTTGCTTCAACGATGACGTCCAAGGTACCGGCTGTGTAACACTTGCCGCCATCTTTTCCGGTCTGCATGTCACAAAGCAGAACCTAGAAGATCTTCGCATGGTGGTATTCGGCGCTGGAACGGCGGGCGTTGGCATCGCTGATCAGGTCCGTGACGCCATCGCTACAGAACGAGGCATCAGTAAGGAAGACGCGGCAAAGCATATCTG GCTGATTGACAAACAAGGGCTACTGACTACCGCAGTGGAATCACTGTCAAAGACTCAGAAGCCCTTTGCAAGGTCTGAAGATGAGTGGAGTGGAAAGGACAGAGATCTATTGGCCGTGGTCAGAGAAGTCAAGCCAAACGCGCTGATCGGAACATCCACAGTCCCCAAAGCGTTTACGGAGGAGATCGTGCGCGAGATGGCCTCACATGTCGAGCGCCCCATCATCCTTCCGTTGTCGAATCCGACGCGCCTACACGAAGCTATCCCTGCTAATTTGCTAAAATGGACAGACGGAAAAGCTCTGGTAGCAACTGGAAGCCCGTTCAAACCTATTAAAGGACCATGGGGTCAAGACGGACAAGAGGTCGAGATCGAGGTTGCCGAGTGCAACAACAGTGTCGTGTTTCCAGGCATTGGTCTCGGGTCTGTCCTGTGTCGCGCTCGGCTTGTTACAGACAAAATGCTGGTTGCAGCGGTAGGAGGGGTGGCAGAGCTGAGCCCGGCTCTGAAGGACGATACTGCGCCCTTGTTGCCTGGTGTTGAGGTCGTGAGGGATGTCAGTGCAAGAGTGGCCCGCAAGGTGATTCAGGCAGctctggaggagggtgttgcaACAGAACAGGGTATTCCAGAGAATGAGGACGATCTTGACGAGTGGATCAAGGAGCAAATGTGGAAGCCCGTGTATCGACCGCTCAAATTTgtggaaaaggagggagCTACAAGAGAGGCAAAGGGTGAGATGAGGGTTGTTGGAAGTCTGGCAACACGCGACTGA
- a CDS encoding uncharacterized protein (MEROPS:MER0011509; EggNog:ENOG503NUYN; COG:S), which translates to MLFLALILAASAVAAIASQSKTATNNTTIDNGPFPTDLNGSNFTYPHPFQLFHFGSQDLPLEMAFIDLPPIVAPTTTTKPQHVRYTRKKPNPKPKIALLLHGKNFCSITWFTTAATLQKAGYRVIIPDQIGFCKSSKPGTLYQYSLHQLALNTYSLLSALDLTDPRNNDITVVGHSLGGMLATRFSLLYPDLVASLVLVNPIGLEPYLELGVPYPDLSVTLKTEQTSNYMSIKGYEQSTYYLGAWAPEYNVWAMMLAQIYAGTEAQNFVEGQARVVDMVLTQPVFYEFPRVRSKTLLMVGTKDTTAIGKQWSPPDVKEKLGRYELIGKETANRMPNCTLVEFEDLGHAPQIQAPDRFHAALLQWLRT; encoded by the coding sequence ATGTTgttcctcgccctcatctTGGCAGCATCAGCCGTAGCAGCCATCGCGAGCCAAAGCAAGACGGCGACCAACAACACGACCATCGACAATGGCCCCTTCCCAACCGACCTCAATGGTTCCAACTTCACAtacccccaccccttccaactCTTCCATTTCGGTTCTCAGGATCTGCCCCTAGAGATGGCCTTCATCGACCTTCCCCCCATCGTCGCCcctaccacaaccaccaagccACAACACGTCCGTTACACCCGCAAAAagcccaaccccaagcccaaaaTCGCCCTCTTACTCCACGGCAAGAACTTTTGCTCCATCACCTggttcaccaccgccgcgaCCCTCCAAAAGGCCGGGTACCGcgtcatcatccccgacCAAATCGGCTTCTGCAAGTCCTCCAAGCCCGGCACCCTCTACCAGTactccctccaccaactaGCCCTCAACACCTACTCCCTCTTGTCAGCCCTGGACCTGACAGACCCCAGAAACAATGACATAACAGTGGTAGGCCACTCCCTGGGCGGCATGCTAGCCACCCGCTTCTCCCTTCTCTACCCAGACCTGGTAGCCAGCCTTGTTCTCGTCAATCCCATCGGGCTAGAGCCGTACCTCGAACTCGGGGTACCATACCCTGATCTTTCTGTCACTCTCAAGACGGAACAGACGTCAAACTACATGTCAATAAAGGGGTACGAGCAGAGCACCTACTACCTCGGGGCTTGGGCGCCCGAGTACAATGTGTGGGCGATGATGTTGGCTCAGATCTACGCTGGCACCGAAGCCCAAAACTTTGTCGAGGGTcaggcgagggtggtggacatgGTGCTGACCCAGCCGGTCTTTTACGAGTTCCCTCGTGTCCGATCAAAGACACTGTTGATGGTTGGGACCAAGGACACAACGGCCATCGGGAAACAGTGGTCGCCTCCTGATgtgaaggagaagttggGAAGGTATGAGCTTATTGGAAAGGAAACAGCCAACAGGATGCCCAATTGCACGCTGGTCGAGTTTGAAGACCTAGGACACGCGCCACAGATCCAGGCACCTGATCGGTTCCATGCCGCCTTGCTCCAGTGGTTGAGGACGTGA
- a CDS encoding uncharacterized protein (EggNog:ENOG503NY5D; COG:S), which yields MASGNLPGENRAYQIEAPCIVFFVLVPIFVGVRLWARIKLRGWSGLGLDDWTIVVSTIFATVVSALMVASCAHGFGQHIANLTKPNRLMTLKLFYVAQAFYKLTINLTKASILLLYLRIFPKQWFRKTCLVLLAVILLYMVGTTASSIWQCNPIPRAWDKFIAGTCISITANWYVNAAFSITTDLVILGLPMHSIYTSHLPTSQKLALMGVFALGLFTTITSILRMTTLNFSSTSPDITFDIDSSIWTMIEQNLAIICACLPVCRLPLSYILPSYFSTSTSPSSSSSMPAIKMKPRIHIGGSSSSIQEFNGHISDAEGGYEKRRYGQYGIDKGVIETSVGVVMPPATPVPAGRPDTSGSRRTKAAEWVQQQRREHENLGRQSFHGSVLSAGRSGHSSGEEGDRQSEGAIRMVRNYGVLSDGREVEPHAQVR from the exons ATGGCCTCCGGGAACTTGCCTGGTGAAAACAGGGCATACCAAATCGAGGCCCCTTgcatcgtcttcttcgtcctaGTGCCAATCTTTGTCGGCGTTCGGCTTTGGGCGCGCATCAAGCTGAGAGGATGGTCTGGACTAGGCCTGGATGACTGGACTATTGTTGTTTCAACG ATATTTGCAACTGTCGTATCGGCATTGATGGTGGCATCATGTGCCCACGGCTTTGGTCAGCACATTGCCAACCTTACCAAGCCCAACAGGCTGATGACACTAAAA CTGTTCTACGTCGCTCAAGCATTTTACAagctcaccatcaacctcaccaaagCCTCGattctcctcctctacctccGTATCTTCCCCAAACAATGGTTTCGCAAAACAtgccttgttcttcttgccgtcATTCTTCTCTACATGGTCGGAACAACTGCCTCTTCGATATGGCAATGCAACCCGATTCCGAGAGCTTGGGATAAGTTCATCGCCGGCACCTGCATCAGCATCACGGCAAACTGGTACGTCAACGCCGCGTTCTCGATCACGACCGACCTGGTCATCCTCGGGCTGCCCATGCATTCGATCTACACCTCTCATCTACCGACAAGCCAAAAGCTGGCATTGATGGGTGTTTTCGCGCTTGGCCTATTCACAACAATAACCTCGATTCTACGGATGACAACGCTCAATTTTTCGTCAACCAGCCCAGACATCACCT TCGACATCGACTCTTCCATCTGGACCATGATCGAGCAAAACCTCGCTATCATCTGCGCCTGTCTTCCCGTCTGCCGGCTTCCCCTGTCATACATACTCCCCTCATActtttccacctccacctcgccatcatcttcgtcttcgaTGCCTGCCATCAAGATGAAGCCGAGGATACACATCGGTGGCTCGTCAAGCTCGATTCAGGAGTTCAACGGGCATATCTCGGATGCCGAGGGAGGTTATGAAAAGAGGAGATATGGACAATACGGGATTGACAAGGGGGTGATTGAGACCTCTGTTGGGGTCGTCATGCCGCCTGCTACACCTGTTCCCGCTGGCAGGCCGGATACGTCGGGGAGTAGGAGAACCAAGGCTGCGGAGTgggtgcagcagcagagacGGGAACATGAAAACTTGGGTAGACAAAGCTTTCATGGCTCGGTTCTTTCTGCTGGGAGGAGTGGCCACAGttcgggcgaggagggggatagACAGAGCGAAGGG
- the RPL23A gene encoding 60S ribosomal protein L23A (BUSCO:EOG09265CQO; COG:J; EggNog:ENOG503P1RU) has translation MAKQSRGAPGGKLKMTLGLPVGAIMNCADNSGARNLYIISVKGIGARLNRLPAGGVGDMVMATVKKGKPELRKKVHPAVIVRQAKPWKRFDGVFLYFEDNAGVIVNPKGEMKGSAITGPVGKEAAELWPRIASNSGVVM, from the exons ATGGCCAAACAATC CCGCGGTGCCCCTGGTGGCAAGCTTAAGATGACCCTCGGTCTTCCCGT TGGTGCCATCATGAACTGCGCCGACAACTCTGGTGCTCGCAACCTTTACATCATCTCCGTCAAGGGTATCGGTGCCCGTCTCAACAGACTGCccgctggtggtgttggtgacatGGTCATGGCCACCGTCAAGAAGGGAAAGCCCGAGCTCCGCAAGAAAGTTCACCCCGCCGTCATCGTCCGCCAGGCCAAGCCCTGGAAGCGCTTCGATGGTGTCTTCCTCTATTTCGAGGACAACGCTGGTGTC ATCGTCAACCCCAAGGGTGAGATGAAGGGCTCTGCCATCACCGGCCCCGTCGGTAAGGAGGCTGCCGAGCTCTGGCCCCGTATTGCCAGCAACTCCGGTGTTGTCATGTAA